In Haloterrigena turkmenica DSM 5511, a single genomic region encodes these proteins:
- a CDS encoding ComEC/Rec2 family competence protein: MRRHRGLVVVSVAGLLVLSGCLGGFVPSDGSEGASDDSDDAAGDLEIHHIDVGQGDSTLLVTPDGETVLIDTGIWQADGQGVIDYLEGEGIERIDHLVTTHGHADHIGGHAAVIEHFEERGEGVGAVYDPGVASTSATYDNYLDAIEEHEVRLLKVAAGDHLPLEDESVDATVLNPPGDDDGGSIDAYSTVLSVEYGEFSYLTTGDIEDGAERRLVDERGDALAADAYQAGHHGSSTSSTAPFLDAVDPEIAVISSALDSQYGHPHDEVLEAFADRGVETYWTGVHGDIVLETDGEEVAVTPETEGPTDPAALLERKEQAQSESESLSAPSPEQSPSLEQSSPPEQPSSVQSPASLERAPAPVVDSAAPRLSAR; this comes from the coding sequence ATGCGACGCCACCGCGGTCTCGTGGTCGTATCAGTCGCTGGACTGCTCGTTCTGTCGGGATGTCTCGGCGGGTTCGTTCCGAGCGACGGTTCCGAGGGCGCCAGCGACGACAGCGACGACGCCGCTGGCGACCTCGAGATCCACCACATCGACGTGGGACAGGGCGATTCGACGCTGCTGGTCACGCCTGACGGCGAGACGGTGTTAATCGATACGGGGATCTGGCAGGCCGACGGGCAGGGCGTCATCGACTACCTCGAGGGCGAGGGCATCGAGCGAATCGACCACCTCGTCACGACCCACGGCCACGCCGACCACATCGGCGGTCACGCGGCCGTCATCGAACACTTCGAGGAGCGAGGCGAGGGCGTCGGCGCGGTCTACGACCCCGGCGTCGCGTCTACCAGCGCCACCTACGACAACTACCTCGACGCGATCGAGGAGCACGAGGTCAGGCTCCTCAAGGTCGCCGCGGGCGATCACTTGCCCCTCGAGGACGAGTCGGTCGACGCGACCGTACTGAATCCGCCCGGCGACGACGACGGAGGCAGTATCGACGCCTACAGCACCGTTCTCAGCGTCGAGTACGGGGAGTTCTCGTATCTGACGACGGGCGACATCGAGGACGGAGCCGAGCGGCGACTCGTCGACGAGCGCGGCGACGCCCTCGCGGCCGACGCCTATCAGGCCGGTCACCACGGTTCTTCGACCTCGTCGACGGCGCCGTTCCTCGACGCCGTTGACCCCGAAATCGCGGTGATCTCGAGCGCGCTCGACTCCCAGTACGGCCACCCCCACGACGAGGTGCTCGAGGCCTTCGCCGATCGCGGCGTCGAGACCTACTGGACCGGCGTTCACGGTGACATCGTCCTCGAGACCGACGGCGAGGAGGTCGCGGTGACGCCCGAGACCGAGGGCCCGACCGATCCGGCGGCGCTGCTCGAGCGAAAGGAGCAGGCCCAGTCGGAATCGGAATCGCTGTCGGCCCCGTCACCCGAACAGTCGCCGTCGCTCGAACAGTCATCGCCGCCCGAACAGCCGTCGTCGGTCCAGTCCCCGGCGTCGCTCGAGCGGGCGCCCGCACCGGTAGTTGATAGTGCCGCGCCGCGTCTCTCGGCACGATGA
- a CDS encoding OsmC family protein encodes MAKQVTTVSEEGYSATNEIREFETTIDANGEDAPDTLEALLAAYGSCYVPALRVGGQQRDAGDLGTIEIDITGELNDDDKLESVQFDVRVEADVDEDTGEEVIERAFELCKVHDALKDSLHAETSFEGNAV; translated from the coding sequence ATGGCGAAGCAGGTCACCACCGTCTCCGAGGAGGGTTACAGCGCGACGAACGAGATCCGCGAGTTCGAGACGACGATCGACGCCAACGGCGAGGACGCGCCGGACACGCTCGAGGCGCTGCTGGCCGCGTACGGCTCCTGTTACGTCCCGGCGCTGCGCGTCGGCGGGCAACAGCGCGACGCGGGCGACCTCGGGACGATCGAGATCGACATCACAGGCGAACTGAACGACGACGACAAACTCGAGTCCGTCCAGTTCGACGTCCGCGTCGAGGCCGACGTCGACGAGGACACCGGCGAGGAGGTCATCGAGCGCGCCTTCGAGCTCTGTAAGGTCCACGACGCGCTGAAGGACAGCCTCCACGCGGAGACGAGTTTCGAGGGGAACGCGGTCTAA
- a CDS encoding quinone oxidoreductase family protein: MRAIRVPAYGEPAVLEPADVSEPTPDATAVRIDVAAAGINFADLAKRRGTYPDGPTPPYVPGIEVAGRIAEAGDRTDFEPGDAVAAYVPRGGYAESVVVAADRAFPVSDGLSLREATAVPIQWVTAHNALFEWGGLETPGSDVGPERVLVHAGAGGVGSAAVQLAAAAGAEVFATASTVAKREFAADLGADHAIAYDAVPAAIEERGEGVDLVLDGVGGDAFDRSMEALAPGGRIVAYGLASGEVPTVSTPELLFGNHSVIGYHLGEAAENRPERVYAALEPLDSLLSSGDVEVVVDRTFPLEEADEAHRYVRNRRSRGKVLLLP, from the coding sequence ATGCGAGCTATTCGCGTTCCGGCGTACGGAGAGCCGGCGGTGTTAGAACCCGCCGACGTCTCGGAGCCGACGCCGGATGCGACGGCAGTCCGAATCGACGTCGCGGCCGCCGGGATCAACTTCGCCGATCTCGCGAAACGACGGGGCACCTATCCCGACGGGCCGACGCCGCCGTACGTGCCCGGCATCGAGGTCGCCGGCCGGATCGCCGAGGCGGGCGACCGAACCGACTTCGAACCGGGTGACGCGGTCGCGGCTTACGTCCCGCGAGGCGGCTACGCCGAGTCGGTCGTCGTCGCGGCCGACAGGGCGTTTCCCGTTTCCGACGGGCTCTCGCTGCGAGAGGCCACCGCCGTCCCAATCCAGTGGGTGACGGCCCACAACGCGCTCTTCGAGTGGGGCGGCCTCGAGACCCCCGGCTCCGACGTCGGGCCGGAGCGGGTGCTCGTCCACGCGGGCGCCGGCGGCGTCGGATCGGCCGCCGTCCAACTCGCCGCGGCGGCCGGCGCCGAGGTGTTCGCGACCGCGAGCACGGTGGCGAAACGCGAGTTCGCGGCCGATCTCGGCGCCGATCACGCGATCGCCTACGACGCGGTCCCCGCAGCGATCGAGGAACGTGGCGAAGGGGTCGATCTGGTACTCGACGGGGTCGGGGGCGACGCGTTCGACCGGAGCATGGAGGCGCTCGCGCCCGGCGGCCGGATCGTCGCGTACGGACTGGCCAGCGGCGAGGTACCGACGGTGTCGACCCCGGAACTCCTCTTCGGCAATCACAGTGTGATCGGCTATCACCTGGGAGAGGCCGCCGAAAACCGGCCCGAGCGAGTGTACGCGGCCCTCGAGCCGCTTGACTCGCTGCTGTCGTCGGGGGACGTCGAGGTCGTCGTCGACCGAACCTTCCCCCTTGAGGAGGCGGACGAGGCACACAGATACGTTCGGAACCGCCGGAGCCGCGGGAAAGTGCTCCTGCTACCGTGA
- a CDS encoding DHH family phosphoesterase — MGNCIICGTTVDGEICESHEEDAVFEFRGTSASELTPGRYYRGVVDGYADFGVFVDIGDHVTGLLHRSELDRRLESLDWESGDEVFVQVLDVRDNGNVDLGWSIRQREREFRGHLIDTGDDEVRPEDLEDDAEAESAADSGSSSGSDSDTDAGAETATDTESEASADEDPAAGDLQAAADDTGPSDETGAPNASETVAAGSGGVATETAATGSTAATDDAADAEPEAEPALKRTTIEAIENQVGSVVRLEGEITGVRQTSGPTVFELRDETATVECAAFEEAGVRAYPDVDVDDVVRLEGEVERHHGDLQIETETLEILEGEDRETVRDRLEESIEREARPAEIDLLADHDAVAAVEDGLSDAATAIRRAVVEARPIVVRHGATADGYVAGAAIERAVLPLIREKHTREDAEYHYFERRPLDGRVYDMDAATSDVTSMLEARDRHGEQLPLVVVADAGSTEESIDGYDLLSLYDAETVVIDDSRADEEIADAVSVAVAPSLSGADVSDVTSTALAANVAAHINSDVRDDLVHLPAVSYWEDTPEAYVDLATEAGYDETAVSDRREAVALEAFYQSYKDKRELVIDLLFGDEETGRNGDLAAHVSEQFRAKLDTELETARENLETERVDGVTVAVLDTDAFTHRYNFPTTKLLLDALHRRQRDEGPFVTLGVGDDELHVRATESLNVRELGEAIDDAVPNGGISVVGGQDGHVEFLPGERDAVREAALEALGETLA; from the coding sequence ATGGGTAACTGTATCATCTGTGGCACAACTGTCGACGGCGAAATCTGCGAGAGTCACGAGGAGGACGCGGTCTTCGAATTTCGTGGCACGTCCGCCTCGGAGCTCACCCCCGGTCGGTACTACCGGGGCGTCGTCGACGGCTACGCCGACTTCGGTGTCTTCGTCGACATCGGAGACCACGTAACCGGTCTGTTGCACAGGAGCGAACTCGACCGACGACTGGAGAGCCTCGACTGGGAGTCCGGCGACGAGGTCTTCGTCCAGGTTCTCGACGTTCGAGACAACGGCAACGTCGACCTCGGCTGGTCGATCCGCCAGCGCGAACGCGAGTTCCGCGGCCACCTGATCGACACGGGCGACGACGAGGTTCGTCCCGAGGATCTCGAGGACGACGCCGAAGCCGAGTCGGCCGCCGATTCCGGTTCCAGTTCCGGATCCGATTCCGACACCGACGCGGGAGCCGAGACCGCGACCGATACCGAATCGGAAGCGAGCGCCGACGAGGATCCCGCTGCCGGCGACCTGCAGGCGGCCGCCGACGATACGGGGCCGTCCGACGAGACCGGCGCGCCGAACGCGAGCGAAACCGTCGCCGCTGGTAGCGGCGGCGTCGCAACCGAGACGGCCGCGACCGGCTCGACGGCGGCCACCGACGACGCGGCCGACGCCGAACCCGAGGCCGAACCGGCGCTCAAGCGCACGACGATCGAGGCCATCGAGAACCAGGTCGGCAGCGTCGTTCGCCTCGAGGGCGAGATCACCGGCGTCCGCCAGACCAGCGGCCCGACCGTCTTCGAACTCCGCGACGAGACGGCCACCGTCGAGTGTGCCGCCTTCGAGGAGGCCGGCGTCCGCGCCTACCCCGACGTCGACGTCGACGACGTCGTTCGCCTCGAGGGCGAGGTCGAACGCCACCACGGCGACCTCCAGATCGAGACGGAGACCCTCGAGATCCTCGAGGGCGAGGACCGCGAGACCGTCCGCGACCGTCTCGAGGAATCGATCGAACGCGAGGCCCGACCGGCCGAGATCGACCTGCTGGCCGACCACGACGCCGTCGCCGCCGTCGAGGACGGACTCTCCGACGCCGCGACCGCGATCCGCCGCGCCGTCGTCGAGGCCCGACCGATCGTCGTCCGCCACGGCGCGACCGCCGACGGCTACGTCGCCGGCGCCGCCATCGAGCGGGCCGTCCTCCCGCTGATCCGCGAGAAACACACCCGCGAGGACGCGGAGTACCACTACTTCGAGCGACGCCCGCTCGACGGCCGCGTCTACGACATGGACGCCGCTACCAGCGACGTCACCTCGATGCTCGAAGCCCGCGACCGCCACGGCGAGCAACTGCCGCTGGTCGTCGTCGCCGACGCCGGCTCCACCGAGGAGTCGATCGACGGCTACGACCTGCTCTCGCTGTACGACGCCGAGACGGTCGTCATCGACGATAGCCGCGCCGACGAGGAGATCGCCGACGCCGTCTCGGTCGCCGTCGCACCGTCGCTGTCCGGCGCCGACGTCTCGGACGTCACGTCGACGGCGCTCGCCGCGAACGTCGCCGCCCACATCAACAGCGACGTCCGCGACGACCTCGTCCACCTCCCCGCGGTCAGCTACTGGGAGGACACCCCCGAGGCGTACGTCGATCTCGCGACCGAGGCCGGCTACGACGAGACCGCGGTCTCGGACCGGCGGGAAGCCGTCGCCCTCGAGGCCTTCTACCAGTCGTACAAGGACAAGCGCGAACTCGTCATCGACCTGCTGTTCGGCGACGAGGAGACGGGTCGAAACGGCGATCTGGCCGCCCACGTCTCCGAGCAGTTCCGGGCGAAACTCGACACCGAACTCGAGACGGCCCGGGAGAACTTAGAGACCGAGCGGGTCGACGGCGTCACCGTCGCCGTGCTCGACACCGACGCGTTCACCCACCGGTACAACTTCCCGACGACGAAGCTGCTGCTCGACGCGCTCCACCGTCGACAGCGCGACGAGGGCCCGTTCGTGACCCTCGGCGTCGGCGACGACGAACTGCACGTCCGCGCGACCGAGTCGCTGAACGTCCGCGAGCTCGGTGAGGCGATCGACGACGCGGTGCCCAACGGGGGCATCAGCGTCGTCGGCGGGCAGGACGGCCACGTGGAGTTCCTGCCCGGCGAACGCGACGCCGTTCGCGAGGCCGCACTCGAGGCGCTCGGCGAGACGCTCGCGTAA
- a CDS encoding gamma carbonic anhydrase family protein has protein sequence MLRSFDGTEPQVADSAYVDEAAVVIGDVVVEAEASVWPNTTLRGDHGRIVVGEGANVQDNAVLHEDAALEPHSTVGHSAIVHDATVGERALVGMNATVLDGAHVGAGAVVAAGSVVTEGTEVPPQTLVAGAPAEPKTEIDDPHLEATADRYVELSRKYAETSERLD, from the coding sequence ATGCTACGATCGTTCGACGGAACGGAGCCGCAGGTCGCCGACTCGGCGTACGTCGACGAGGCCGCGGTCGTCATCGGCGACGTCGTCGTCGAGGCGGAGGCGAGCGTCTGGCCGAACACGACGCTGCGGGGCGACCACGGCCGGATCGTCGTCGGCGAGGGGGCCAACGTTCAGGACAACGCCGTGCTCCACGAGGACGCCGCACTCGAGCCCCACTCGACGGTCGGTCACAGCGCGATCGTCCACGACGCGACCGTCGGGGAGCGCGCGCTGGTCGGGATGAACGCGACCGTCCTCGACGGCGCTCACGTCGGCGCGGGCGCCGTCGTCGCGGCCGGCAGCGTGGTCACCGAGGGAACCGAGGTGCCGCCGCAGACGCTCGTCGCCGGCGCGCCCGCCGAGCCGAAAACCGAGATCGACGATCCCCACCTCGAGGCGACGGCCGACCGGTACGTCGAACTCTCGCGGAAATACGCCGAGACGTCCGAGCGACTCGACTGA
- a CDS encoding metal-dependent hydrolase, translated as MVDVTGHLGMALLFAAPAWLVWGRRGALAFTAFTLVTAMLPDTDLVLQQFLPITHHGVTHTLVFVVVTSILVGAVAARYLTDWFNDYRRIRSTRIAAGTVFVFATGGLITGGVSHLFADVLSAPDIAAPLSPFWPVYSEPVIVDVIYYASPVWNFGLLAVAVGLHLVLARRERYPLETRYRIGDRTESDTRYRSRGND; from the coding sequence ATGGTTGACGTCACCGGTCACCTCGGCATGGCGCTGCTGTTCGCCGCACCGGCGTGGCTGGTCTGGGGACGGCGAGGTGCGCTCGCGTTCACGGCGTTTACCCTGGTGACGGCGATGCTCCCGGACACCGACCTCGTTCTACAGCAGTTCCTCCCGATCACCCACCACGGCGTGACGCACACCCTGGTGTTCGTCGTAGTGACGAGCATTCTCGTCGGGGCGGTCGCCGCCCGGTACCTCACCGACTGGTTCAACGACTATCGCCGAATTCGGAGCACCCGAATCGCGGCCGGAACGGTGTTCGTCTTCGCGACGGGGGGATTGATCACCGGCGGCGTCAGCCACCTGTTCGCGGACGTCCTCTCCGCTCCCGATATCGCGGCGCCGCTCTCGCCGTTCTGGCCGGTCTACTCCGAACCGGTAATCGTCGACGTCATCTACTACGCCTCGCCGGTCTGGAACTTCGGACTGCTCGCCGTCGCTGTCGGCCTCCATCTGGTGTTGGCCCGGCGCGAACGCTATCCGCTCGAGACGCGCTACCGGATCGGTGACCGCACCGAGAGCGATACCCGATATCGCTCGCGGGGTAACGACTGA
- a CDS encoding DUF3006 family protein: MTEHYTAVLDRIVDGETAVLLLEDDGTVVDERVLDVERLPEDGRHEGALFDVELADDSLEADNDLETGDGLEDDDFTSVDYRPSLERDRREEAQDRFDRLSERLSDE, translated from the coding sequence ATGACCGAGCACTACACCGCGGTCCTCGACCGCATCGTCGACGGCGAGACGGCCGTGCTCCTACTCGAGGACGACGGGACGGTGGTCGACGAGCGCGTCCTCGACGTCGAGCGACTGCCCGAGGACGGCCGACACGAGGGCGCCCTCTTCGACGTCGAACTCGCGGACGACAGTCTAGAGGCGGACAACGACCTCGAGACGGGCGACGGTCTCGAGGACGACGACTTCACGTCGGTGGACTATCGCCCGTCGCTCGAGCGGGATCGACGGGAGGAGGCCCAGGATCGGTTCGATCGCCTCTCCGAGCGGCTCTCCGACGAGTAG
- a CDS encoding metal-dependent hydrolase: MQVTWHGHSTWHVTVGETELLIDPFFDNPKTDLEPADVDEPDYVLLTHGHADHIAHAGEFSEATLVATPELVSYCEDEFGFEDAVGGMGMNLGGTVECGDAYVSMVRADHTNGIMTENDKSGGMPAGFVVSDTKPTQVSDEESTTFYHAGDTSLMTEMREVIGPYLEPDAAAVPMGDHFTMGPQQAAIAVDWLDVDVAFPQHYDTFPPIEQDPEEFGSEVAGTGSDAEVVALEGDESYEL, encoded by the coding sequence ATGCAAGTCACCTGGCACGGCCACTCGACGTGGCACGTCACCGTAGGGGAGACGGAGCTGCTGATCGATCCGTTCTTCGACAATCCGAAGACGGACCTCGAGCCGGCGGACGTCGACGAGCCCGATTACGTGTTGCTGACGCACGGCCACGCCGACCACATCGCCCACGCCGGCGAGTTCTCCGAGGCGACGCTGGTCGCGACGCCGGAGCTCGTTTCCTACTGCGAGGACGAGTTCGGCTTCGAGGACGCCGTCGGCGGGATGGGGATGAACTTAGGCGGCACCGTCGAGTGCGGCGACGCGTACGTCAGTATGGTCCGTGCCGACCACACCAACGGGATCATGACTGAAAACGACAAGAGCGGCGGCATGCCCGCCGGCTTCGTCGTCTCAGACACGAAGCCGACACAGGTCTCGGACGAGGAGTCGACGACGTTCTATCACGCCGGCGACACCTCGCTGATGACCGAGATGCGCGAGGTCATCGGCCCGTATCTCGAGCCCGACGCTGCCGCGGTCCCGATGGGCGATCACTTCACGATGGGGCCCCAGCAGGCCGCTATCGCCGTCGACTGGCTCGACGTCGACGTCGCCTTCCCCCAACACTACGACACCTTCCCGCCGATCGAGCAGGACCCCGAGGAGTTCGGAAGCGAGGTCGCAGGCACCGGCAGTGACGCCGAGGTCGTCGCCCTCGAGGGCGACGAGTCCTACGAACTGTGA
- a CDS encoding thiolase family protein encodes MTRIDSASATPAGAPGRNVAIAGAAMTPFGPREASLLELLAEAGTDCLADAPIGTDEVDHLFVARSGGAYEGQSGLAAALAGELGIRPAHAVAIEQTSSSGAAAVYEAWKAIASGTCEVALAVGGERMTHLSTATATDIVSGITHPAEYRHGITIPSFAGLTARRYLERYDAPRTALAKVAVKNHAHGVANPKAHFRREIDVETVLDSPVVADPLRLYDFCPISDGSAALLLVAESALDGGEHVHVDGIAGATGTHVVHERDDLTAMSAVVDAGRRVYDRAGRTPDDIDALEVHDMFTILELLQLEGLGVADRGESWRLVERNATERGGELPVNTSGGLKSKGHPIAASGVAQLVELYDQLIGRAGDRQVDADVGMACNVGGFGNCAIATILSAP; translated from the coding sequence GTGACTCGAATCGATTCGGCGTCCGCCACACCGGCCGGCGCTCCCGGACGGAACGTCGCCATCGCGGGCGCCGCGATGACGCCGTTCGGCCCGCGCGAGGCGTCGCTGCTCGAGCTGCTGGCCGAGGCCGGCACGGACTGTCTGGCGGACGCGCCTATCGGGACGGACGAGGTCGATCACCTCTTCGTCGCCCGCTCGGGCGGCGCGTACGAGGGACAGAGCGGACTGGCGGCCGCGCTCGCGGGTGAGCTCGGAATTCGGCCGGCCCACGCCGTGGCGATCGAGCAGACGTCGTCCTCGGGCGCGGCGGCCGTCTACGAGGCGTGGAAGGCGATCGCGTCGGGGACCTGCGAGGTAGCGCTCGCGGTCGGCGGCGAGCGGATGACCCATCTCTCGACGGCGACGGCGACCGACATCGTCTCCGGGATCACCCACCCCGCGGAATACAGACACGGGATCACGATCCCCTCGTTCGCGGGGTTGACCGCGCGCCGGTATCTCGAGCGATACGACGCGCCCCGGACGGCGCTGGCGAAGGTCGCGGTCAAGAACCACGCGCACGGCGTCGCCAACCCGAAGGCCCACTTCCGACGTGAGATCGACGTGGAGACGGTACTCGACTCGCCCGTGGTCGCCGATCCGCTCCGACTGTACGATTTCTGTCCGATTTCGGACGGGTCAGCGGCGCTGTTACTCGTCGCCGAGAGCGCGCTCGACGGCGGCGAACACGTCCACGTCGATGGGATCGCCGGCGCGACGGGAACGCACGTCGTCCACGAGCGAGACGACCTGACCGCCATGAGCGCGGTCGTCGACGCCGGCCGACGGGTCTACGACCGCGCCGGTCGGACCCCTGACGACATCGACGCCCTCGAGGTCCACGATATGTTCACGATCCTCGAGCTCCTCCAGCTCGAGGGACTGGGCGTCGCCGATCGCGGGGAGTCCTGGCGGCTGGTCGAGCGGAACGCGACCGAGCGCGGCGGCGAACTGCCGGTCAACACGTCCGGCGGGTTGAAATCCAAGGGACACCCGATCGCCGCGTCGGGAGTCGCACAACTCGTCGAGCTCTACGACCAGCTGATCGGACGGGCCGGCGATCGGCAGGTCGACGCCGACGTCGGAATGGCCTGTAACGTCGGTGGGTTCGGTAATTGCGCGATCGCGACGATTCTGTCCGCGCCGTGA